The Blastomonas sp. SL216 DNA window GGGCGGCCCTGTTGCCGCTCGCGGCTGCGTTCGGGATGAGCGGGCTGATGATGAGCAACGCGCGCGCTGCCGGATCGGGCAGCGTTCTGCTGATGCAGTTCCTGGTCGCTGCGCTCGCAGCGCCGCTGCTGATCCTCTACGCGACGCTGGGCCATCTCTCGGGCGTGCCGTCGCTGCAGATCGGCTGGCCGAGTGCCTATGTGGTGTTCGTCTGCGCCACCGTCGCGGTCTCGGCCAGTTTCAGCCATATGTTCGTCTATCTTGCCACCGCGCGCAGCTCCGCTGCCACGGTTGCGCCGATGGTCTATGTGCAGATCATCGTGGCGATTGCGATTGGCGTTGTCTTCTACCGCGATTATCCTGACCTGGTCGCGCTGGCGGGGACCGGCGTGATCATCGCCAGCGGCATCTACCTGCTGCGCGATGGCCGCAAATAGGGAAGGGCGATCATGGCGCTGACGGGATGGATTATCGGTATGGCGATGCAGATGGCCAGCCTGCCTGCGGCTCCGCAGCTGCCGTGCTGGATCGAGGGGCGCTGGGTGTCCGAAGAGACCGAGGGGCGCTGGACCGAGGAAAACTGGACCGGCTGCCGCGCCGAAACGATGCTGGGGACGGGTCGTGGCGGGCGCGGCGATGCGGTCACCAGCTATGAGTTCATGCGGATTGCGCGCAACGAAAATGGCGACCTGATGTTCTACGGCGCGCCGTTCGGCAACCCTGCAGCCGCGTTCCGTGCGGTCAAGGCGGGACCGAAAGAGATCGTCTTCGTCAATCCCAACCACGAATATCCGCAGCGCATCCGCTACTGGATGGAAGGCGACATGCTGCTCGCCGAGGCGAGCATGCGCGATGGCAGCAAGCCCCAGGCCTGGCGGTACAAAAGGGTGACGTTGAAATAGGCGGGGCAGCCGGCTGCCGACCGGGCATGGCTGACCGGCGAAGGCTTAGCCCGAAACGCGCTCGGCCAGTATGGTGAGGCCCTTTTCGTTGACC harbors:
- a CDS encoding DUF6265 family protein; its protein translation is MALTGWIIGMAMQMASLPAAPQLPCWIEGRWVSEETEGRWTEENWTGCRAETMLGTGRGGRGDAVTSYEFMRIARNENGDLMFYGAPFGNPAAAFRAVKAGPKEIVFVNPNHEYPQRIRYWMEGDMLLAEASMRDGSKPQAWRYKRVTLK